Genomic window (candidate division KSB1 bacterium):
ATTCGCGAAAAGTTTTCTTTTTCCGACTTTGCCCGGCGCGAGCACGGGGTAGACGAAAATGCGATTGTGGTTGCTCTCCGCCACCAGCAGCGATTTGCCATCGGGACGCAGCACGATGCCGTTGGGGAAGGCCAAGCCTTGCGCGACGAGATGGGTCCTGCCTTTGGCGTCGACATAGTGAACGGTGCCGATGGGATTGTCGGCATTGGAACCGCCCGGATCCGTGAAGTAAAAACCGCCATGTTTAGAATCCAGCGTCAAATCGTTCGGCGCGCGCAAGGGCTTGCCATCACATTCCGATGAAGCTTTATCGAGAATTTTTCCGTCCTTGTCAAGGCGCAAAATCGCGCGCTGGCTGCCGTCGCAAACGAGATGCGTGCCGTCGGCCAAAATCTTGTGGCCGTTAGGCGCCCCGGTTTTGGCCCAAATTTTTGCCTGGCCGCTGGGCGTGACTTGATAGATCTCGCCATTCTGCGTGTCGGAGATGTACGCGTTGCCGCTGTGATCGAAGACGATACCCTCGCAATAACCGGGCACTTCAACGATCTTGGTGAGCGAGACGCTGCCCTCTTTGGGGAGATCCATTGCCATGAAAACGACAACGCAGGGAAGCAAAACGAACAAGTAATTTTTCATTACGTGGATGCTCCTTTGGATTCAGTTTGAGATGCGCGACTTGAAAGTTGCGTTGCGAATTACGAATTAAAATGACAAGCGAACGCCCAGACTCACGCTTCTGGGGTTGAGAAACGTCTGGTTGTTTTTATCCGGCATGTCGATGTAAGCCTTGTCTTTCAAAACCTGCTGCACGAACGCTGCCCGCAAAACTCAATCGTTGCGACGGGCGGTAACGGACGAGAAAATCCGCGAGGTAGCGATCAGCCGGCGGATTTTTGGTGACGAGCTGCACGAGACCGGAACGCACATTCCCGTACTCGGCATTGAAGCCGCCGGTCTGCACTTGCATTTGCTCGAGCGCGGTAAAGCTCAACCCGGTGATTGGCGCGTGGGTGCGTCCTTCGCGCAGATTGAGCCCATCGACCAAAAACGAGACGGTGTTGAGGTTGCCGCCACGTATCGTCAAATCCGGTTCGACGCCGGGTTGCAGACGAATGGCCTCTTCGATGGTTGTGAGCGGCAGGCTTTTCAAATCTTCGGCATCCACGTCAGCCAGGCTTGACGAAACTTCGGGATTGATAGTGTGGCGCTTCGCAACGACGGTCACGGCTTCGCCTTCCAAGGTTTCTTCTTGCAATTTAAAATTAATCATCGTGGTGAGGTTGGGCCGTACTCTCACGTCTTCAGCGGTGGTTCTGATAAAACCGACAAAGGTCGCTCGCACTTGATAGCTGCCCGCCGGCACATTGGCAATCAGGTAAAATCCGTTTGCATCCGTGGTCGCGCCAAGATGCGATCCGACCAGGACGATGTTGGCGCCGGGAAGAGGCGCGCCTTGATCCGCGGTTTGCACCCGCCCGGCAATAGCGCCGGTTTGTGGTGCAGCGGTTGTCGCAGCGCCGAAAAGACAGATCAGGAAAAATTTCCCGACTGATTTCATAGTGACTCTGTATTTTTGGGTGAAAATTTTCTTGCAAAAACCGGCTTCATATCCGCATTGCATGCAAAGGCCATTTTTTGATCAGCGCCGCAGCTTGTCCAGCAACACTGCGCCCAGAATGACCAAACCCAAGACCACCTTCTGGGCGTAGCTTTCCACGCCGGTCAAGTTCATGCCGTTTTGGATGACGCCGATCAGCAACGCGCCGATCAGCGTTCCGAAAATCTTGCCTTCGCCGCCGGAGAGGCTGGCGCCGCCAACCACCACCGCAGCGATCACATACAACTCGTAAAGCAGTCCGTAGGTCGGCGCGCCGCTTTTAAGCTGCGAAGCCAGGATGATGCCTCCCAATCCCGCCATCAAACCGGATACGGTGTACACGAACAACAAAATCCATTGAACGCGAACGCCAGCAAGGCGCGCGGCTTCCGCATTGCCGCCGACCGCGTAGATATGCCGTCCTAAAGCGGTTTGTGACATCAGGAAGTGGGCCGCAAGATAAAGAAGCAGCATCAATACCACGGCATTCGGAATGGAAAAAATATCCGCGCCTCGGCCCAACCAGGCAAAGGCGTTGGGAATATCGTAAATCGATTCGCCGCGGGCAATGATGTATGCCAGACCGCTGGCGACGAGCATCCAGCCGAGCGTTGCGATAAAAGGCGGAATGCTGAAGCGGGTAATCATCACGCCGGACATCATGCCCATCAAGCCGCAGACAAGAATGGCGACGGCGCAAGCGCCGAGCATCGCCCAAGTGCCGGCCTGCGCGCCGCCCAGCTGCACGATGAGGCTCGCCGCCACCACCGCGGCGAGCGCGACCACGCTGCCGACGGACAAGTCGATCCCGCCGGTGATGATCACCATCGTCATGCCGATGGCAATGATCGCAATCACGGCGATTTGATTGACGACGTTGATCAGATTTTCATGCAACAAAAAAGTCGGCCATTGATAGCTGCCGGCGATCACTACGTTTGCCGCCGACAACGCCGCAAAACCGGATTTGATATTGTCGATCGTATACAGGCGATCTTTGGTGGCGGCAATCGCGTCAACTTTCACGCCGGAATCGGCCAGAGCTTGGAATGATTGACGCACGGCCGCGGGATCGCCCGTCACCACCGCAACAATGTTGAAGCCGGCCGCTTGCAGACGCGAGCGGACACCTTCGGCAAATTCAAAGTCTTGCGGCGTGGCCTTGGCAACCACGAGAATGTTGGATTTCGGCGCCAAAGCACTTGAAATATTTTCGGCAACGAGGGCTGCCGCCGCTTCGCCCTCGGGATGCTGCTCTTGCAGCGTTGCCCAGGAAAAATACAAGCACAGCACGACGAGCACGCCCAGCATGCCATAATCGGAAAAAAATCTCGCCACAAATGCTTTTGAGAGCGTCATTTTGTATTTGGCGTCATTCAACATTCATGTTGAGCCGGAGTTTCCGCGCCAATGGTCTGCCATCGTGCATCATGACTGATGCGTTGCGTTGACATAACTGAATTTCCATTCCTGCCAATGTTTCACCAATCCGGCCTTAACAGGATGGTTCAAAATATACTCAATGATCCTATGCAATTCTTCATCGTCGCGCACGAAGTGATCATAGCTCTCCTTGTGCCAGAAAGCGCCAGTGCGTTTGAGTTCCACATTACAAAATCGCGACGTGCTCCCTTTCAGCAACCTCATGGTATCCGCGACCGGATAGTTCTTGGTTTTACCGGCAATGTTCGTCGCAGAGGTTTGATCATATTCGATCGTATCAAACAACAAATGAACGTGATTTGACATGATGCAGTAGGCAATCAGTTTATAATTTTTGCCATCCAGCTCATGAATTTTATCCCCGACGATGCGTGCAATTCGTTCTTCTTTCAGCCAGTGCGGCCCGGTGGAGGCGTGGTCAAGCCATTCATCAAATTGGCCGAAGTAACGCTTTTCAGTTTTGTATTTTTCCTTTTCTAATTCTCCGCCGCTGAATTTTTTCCTTAGTTGTTTAATTTCTTCTTCTCTTTCTTGTCGCAGCTTTTGTAAAACGTCCGCCGGCAGAGAGTCAACCAGACGAAACGTAATGAAGAATATGGCGCCCTTTGGGTGAATGTGAGGCAAATTGCGCCGGTAAAAGATCGGCTCATTGTCAGACATTTTTTCCTCAGTCAATGGAAAAAAGCGTGGCGTGGCGCACCATTCATGTTGCGCTGATTGTGCTTGTAAAACCGCACACGCAACATAAATGTTGCGTTACGGCACCATCGCATCTTGTTGGCGATAGATATTGGCGGCAATGAGAATCACCGGCGGCACGGCCTCGCCGGCCATGTATTTCACGATGGCTTCCACGGACTTTTTGCCGATTTCATCCGGATGTTGAATCACATCGGCGTAAATCTTGCCTTCTTTGATCGCTTGCAAGCCTTCCGGCTGGCCGTCGATGCCGACGATTTTGATTTTTCCGGCTTTGCCGGCTTTTTCGATGGCTGCGACCGCTCCCAGCGCGGTAGGATCGTTGACACAAAAAATGCCTTTCAAATCCTGATGCGCCTGCAGCATGTCTTCGGCGGCTTTGAAAGATTTGTCTTTCACGCCACTGCCGGCCAGCTTGGCAACGATCTCGAGGGTGACACCTTTTTTTTCTTTCTGCTCTTTCAGCTCATCTTCAAATCCTTTGACGCGCAAGAAAGCGGATTCGACTTCGGGGTGGCCGATGACGCCGACTTTGCCGTCGCCATTCAAAGCTTCGCCCATTGCTTGCGCCGCCAGCCGTCCGGCCTGATAGTTATCGGTGGCAATATGCGACACGACTTTTGCGCCTTCTGCTAGACACGCAATATCAGCGGTGAATACCGGAATCCCCGCCTGGTTCGCTTTGGCAATGGAAGTTCCAATGGCTTTGGAATCAGTCGGGCAGAGCAGGATGGCGGCGACTTTTTTGACGATGAAATCGGAAACTTGATTTTGCTGCCTGGCCGGATCAAATTCGCCGGCGGTGATGATCACCTCGTAGCCGTGCTTGTTGGCCTCTTCCGTAATCGCCCGGCCCATTTCGATGAAAAAGGGGTTCGCCAGCGTCAATAAAGAAACCCCGATGACGGGCTTAGCCAATGGCGTTTGGCCGGAGTCCTTTTGCTTGCCGCAACCAACCAAGACCGCCACCGTCAGAACCGCAAAGATGAAAGACTTTGGATGTTTCATGATGTCGTTTTCCTTTCACGGCCACAGCCATCCGAACGTCCCTGCGGTCACGAGGGCGTAGATCAAGCCGTCCACCGTCGTTTTGATCGTCGTGCTCCAGGCGCGTTTGTACCAGATTGACATCTGCCAGAGCGCGACGGAATATCCGATGAAGGCCGTGGTTCCAACAAATCGGAAGACCTCGAGATATGTCGCGCCGTCGGTCAGCGCGCGCCCGGCAATGTATGCAGCGAAAAACCCGACAACAACAGAATAGAGAAACCAGAGGATGAGACTCTTTCCCATTGGCGCCGGGCCGTTCGGTACAACCGTGAGAATCATCACCGGCCCCTTCTTCATCTTTTCGAGAAATGCCGGCGTTTGCATTTCCTTCATGTTAGCGGCGCGGGGGATCATGTAATCGCCCGGCGGAATGGCCAACGGGCGGAGCGCGTCCATCACCTTGTCTTCGTTCGGCACTTGGGAATAGTCGTTCTTGTGCCAGGGTATCGCCATGTGAATGATGGAGCTTGCCACGAAGACGAGCACGGACGACAACAAAATTGGAAGCCAAAGAGCGTCGAGTGGCGTCATCACAACCTCCTGCGGTTTGTTTGTGAATGAATAGTACGACGTGACAAGTAATGCTTTTTGACGTATCACGTTTGACGTTTTATTTTTTAGCTTTCAACGCGTAACTCACAAACGCAAACTGCCGGCCATCCGGTGACCACGAAGGAACATTGATCGTGCCCTGTCCGCCGAAGAGTTTCGCCAGCACTTGAATTTCGCCGCCGGCAGTCGGCATCATGCGGAGCATTACGTCTTTGTTGGCCGGGTGTCCTTCCACGTCTTTTTCATACGAGAGAAAAACGATCCACTTGCCGTCGGGCGAAGGATGCGGGAACCAGTCGTTGTACTCGTCAAAAGTGATTTGCGTCTGCTCGCTGCCGTCGGCCTTCATGCGCCAGATTTGCATCGTCCCGGTTCGCACCGAATTGAAATAAATGTATTGGCCATCTGGCGAATAATCCGGCCCGTCGTCGAGGCCCTCGGCGGTGGTGAGCCGCGTCTCCTCGCCGCCATCGACCGAGATGGTATAGACGTCATAATTACCGTTGCGTTCGGCGCAATAAGCGAGCCTCCTGCCGTCCGGCGACCAGCCGTGCCAGTAAGACGGGCCAAGCTCGGTCACGAGGCGTGGCGTTCCGCCGCTGCTTGGCAAAATATAAATGAGCGATTTGTTGTCTCCTTGCGAGTGATCGCTGATCACGAGCTGCGTGCCGTCTGGCGAAAGACCATGATCATTATTGCAGCGTGTGGCGAAGCCAGTGTTGAGCGACTGCGGCTTGCCGCCCGAAACCGGCAACTTGTAGAGGCGGCCGTCCTGGTTGAACAAAAAGTATTTCCCATCGCGCGACCAGTTCGGCGCTTCGAAATGAGCCTGCGCACGATAGACGACGCGCCGAGCTTTTGAAGTAATGTCAATCGTTTCCAGCCTGCTCTCCAACACCGGCTCGCTCTGCCCAGCCCGGCCGATCGCTTGGTTTTTGCCGCTGGTGATTTCGACTTCGGAAAAAATCGCCTCTTCCGGCGTGTTCATGTCAAGTTGAAGAAAAATACCCAGGGACATTAGAGCCAGAAATTTTACAGTGAACGGATTCATCATAATCAGCCTCGAGGTGGGAAAATTATTTTGTCGGGTTTAGGCAAATTTTATTTGTGTTCCTGCGACGGTTTGGCGGGCAGTGCCAGGCCTTTGTTGTTCCATTTCCACACGACATAGGTATAAAAAGTTCCCCAGTCAAACTTTTCATGCCTGGCCTGCTGTTGGGTCTTCACGGTGGAGGGGATGATCTTGGCAAGCTGCTCGGAAAGTGCAGCGCCCGCGATCATCGCAACGATAAAACCTGCGATGACGATCACCACTCGAATTGATCTATTTTTCGTTTCTGGCATGGAACGAGCCCTTTTGGAAATTATTTTTATGGACTGTATTCATACGGCAGCATATCCGCCAGGCGCTCCCACGCCCAATAGCCGAATTTCGCAATCGCCAAATCATTGGCGTAGCGGCCTTGCTGGTCGATTTTCACCTCACGGCCTTCCAGGCTGATCCAGGATTCCTGCACGCCGGCGTCACGGGTCAGGTGATGATAATACAGAAAAGGCCGTTCTTCGCGCTCGTGAATATAGCGCACCCCCAGGTAATCGTGAAAATGCAAATACATCTCGCGCGTTTTGGGATGACGCCTAAAAAGGCGGTCCATGCTCAGGGGGTCCGCCAGGCGTTGTGTCTCGCGTTCCCAGAGAAATTTGAAAGTGAAAATCTCGAAGCCCTCCTGCTTGAGCCGCATCACCGGGCCTATGGTCGTGTCGCTCAGCGCCGCCAGAAAATGCCGCAACGAGCCTTGATAGGTGCGCAGCCGATTTTTCCGCCATTCATCCGCTTCTTTGCCGGATGAGGGCGAAAGCTCGTCGAATTTGATCGAGCCTTTGTAGGCCAGCTTTTGTGACGAGGCGACAAACTCCACCAAAACCAAATTCAATTCATAACCCAGCGCCCGATTTTCAATGAGGAGCGGCGCCGAAGCCGTGGCCATCAAGCCATCGTTTTCTTCGCTAAAATCGAGAACCTCGGGGTTGAGAATTTTGGTTTTCTTCGCGTTGCTCGTCGTGCTGAGCAGAAGCTCGGTGAAACGCTCGAGTTGCGCCTTCCATTTTTTCGGCGCCGGCGCCGTCACTTCCACGTCTTCGCCGGTAAGAACCAGTGGTCGCAATTTAAACGCCGGTGTGATCTCCAGCTCGCCAGCAACTTGAATTTCACGTTTCACCACTTCGTAACCGAGGCGCGACACCACCAGGTCAAAAGTTCCCGCCGGCACGTTTGGAATGACGAATCGGCCAGCGGAGTCAGTAACGCCACCCTTCATCGTATTGGCGAGAAACACGTTCGCGCTCGGCAAGGGTTGGCCGGTGTCGGCGTCCAACACCACGCCGGAAACCTGGAATTGCGGTTGTGCTTGCGCAAAAAGATGGCAGCTATAAATCAACAACGACAGCAGGCCGATAAGGCATTGATGCGGCAAATCATTTTTTTTGAAAAACATCAGATTGAAAAACTTTTCCTGGAGCGGGGGTAAATCTTTGTGTTGCCCACGAAACACGCAAAAGCGACGAATTTTTCGTGTCGTTTCGCGCATTTCGTGGGAAGTTTTTAGGCAGCCAGGCTGACTTGGCTGCGCCCGTTGGTTACAAACTCCACCCCTGCCGATATTCGCGCTTGACAAATTTGTTCGCTTCGGGCATGTTCGTCACTTCCATCTTCTCGCCGTCCCACAGCAGGCGTTGGCCGCGCAAGCCCTTGTCTTGGAAGGCCAGGTTCACGCGCACGGCGAGATTGCCCATCAAGGTGATTTCGGTCAACGGGCCAGCCACGTCGAAATTCGAGCACGCCGGCTCGCCGGTTTTAATGGCGTTGATGAAATCCGCGTAAATGCCGGCCAGGCCGTTCGGAATGCGTTTGAGGCGTTTCGGCGGTTGTTTGTAGGCTTTCATTTTCGTTTCCGGAACGATGCGCGGCTGCTCGCCGTAGGTGTTGCATAAGATCTTGCCTTTGCTGCCGATGAACAACACCCCGCTGCCATCGCCCACGCGTCGACCAGGTTCGAGATCAGTTGGCCGCGGCGGCGTCAATCCGCCTTCGTACCACACCAGTTTCACCGGCGGCATTTTACCGCGCGCCGGAAACTCGAACGTCACGATCGAAGCAATGGGGCCGCTGTCTTCGGTAAATGGTGAAGAGCTCGCTTGCACCGCCGTCGGATGCCCGAGCTTCAGTGCCCACACCGGCGTGTCCAAAATGTGGCAGCCCATGTCGCCCAACGCACCGGTGCCGTAATCCCACCAGCCGCGCCAATTAAAAGGCAGATAACCCGGATGATAAGGGCGCATCGGTGCCGGGCCGACCCAGCGATCCCAGTCGATGGTTTCCGGAACGGAGGCCGGAACGTAGTCAGGGCGACTGATGCCTTGGGGCCAATAACCCGCAGGCCGATCGGTCCAGCAATGCACCTCGGTCACATCGCCGATGGCGCCGTCCTCGATCCACTCCACCATCAGCCGGTTGCCTTCACCGGCGTGGCCCTGATTGCCCATTTGCGTCATCACTTTGTGCTCGCGCGCGGCGAGGGTGAGCTGGCGCGCCTCCCACACGTCGTGCGTCAACGGCTTCTGACAGTAAACATGTTTCTTTCTCTTGATCGCCGCCATCGCCCCAAACGCATGCAGGCTGTCTGTGGTCGAAACGCAAACCGCATCAATGCCGGTTTCTTTTTCCAGCATCTCGTAGAAATCGACGTAGGCATTGCAGCCGTTGTAGGAGCCGTTGCCGCTTTGCTTGGCGTAGGTCGCATTTACCAGTTGCCTGGCCGGCTCGCGTCCCTTCATGCCGCCGAAATAAAATTTGCTGTAATCCATTTCTTTGACGGGATCGGCCACGGCAATGACCTGGACTTCCGGCAGTTCCATGAACTTGGTCATGTCATACGTGCCCTGGCCGCCGACGCCGATGACGGCAAGGTTGATCTTATCGCTCGGCGCAATATAGCCGGGGCCGCCCAACACACGACGCGGCACAATCGTAAACGCTGCGGCTGCGCCTGCCGTGCCCAGAAATTGCCGGCGGGTCATGCCTGGCCGTGCGGTTTCGTGCTGATTTTTCATGGTGACTCCTTTCCTCTTTTGATGATGATGAGAAGGACGAGATTTTTAATGTGACAAGGAAAACGCTTTCCGCAACCGACGCTTAAGATAATCTAATTTTTCCTGCTTGTCAAATACTTTTTCATGCCGCGCCGCTCCAACGTTCGCCGCATTGCAGCACGCGATATGCCTGGTTTTGCGCTTCGGCTTCCTTCACAAACTCTGCCGGATCGGCGGTGTTGAAGGTGAACATATCATAGTGGCAGGGAATTACCAGCCGCGCATTGATTCGCTTTGCGAGTGTAACCGCCTCTTTTGCACCGAGATTGCCGGCGACTTTGCGCGCCGCCGCACGCCCGTTAATCGGCAGTATCGCCAGGTCAATAGAGAAGCGCTGCAACTGCGCCACGATTTCATCGTGCCACACCGTGTCACCGCTGTGATAAATGCTCCAGCCGCCGAACTGAATCACATAGCCCATGAACTTGCAGCGGCCAAGCTCGTCGCGCTCGATGTTCTCATGCGCCGCCGCCACGCCGTTGAAGGTGAACCCGTTGACGGCGAGGCTTTCCCCGTCATTCAGCCCGAGTGGAATGGTCGCCGCAATGTTTAATCGCTCAGCGACAAAGTTGCGGTTGGCTTCCGGAATGATCAGTTTGAGATTGGGATTGGCTTTTAGCAACGGTATCAGCGTTTCCGCGTCGAGATGGTCGGTGTGATTGTGGCTCGAGGTGACCACATCAATAAAATTCAATCGCGCCGGATCAACGACGAGTTCGGTCATGCGAAGATGCGGGATTTCAGTGTGCGCGTATTTTTTGGTGAGAGAATCGGAGAGGTAGGGGTCGATGAGAAGATGTTGGTTTTGCCATTGCAGGAGAAAGCCGCTTTGCCCCAGCCACCAGAGGTGGAAGGATGAGTGATTTAATGATGCTATTTTGATGTCATCAAGCAAAGCATCATTTTTGAGATGGGGAATTATCATATTAAAATTTCCCAACGGAATCATAACTTTCGTGAACTGTTTTATCTTTTTCTGTAATTGGTTTGATAAAACCGGAAAGTAGCGCTTTCAGTTCCAAAATGATTTTGTCAAACGTAACGAAATCGGCTTTAAACTCGCGCACTTGACGGCCCCGATGGATCAACGCTTTTCGTTCTTCTGATTGGGATATTTTTATTATAACTGTTTTCTCACTCGCCTTGTGCCTTCAACCATATTCATCAACTTCTGCTTCGCCGCCCATCGTGCCGTCTGGCTCAAGCCGCAATCCGGCGCCACGGCAAGCTTTTCCGCCGGAACATATTTTAAACACAACTTAATGCGTTCGACAATGTCATCAACCGATTCGAGGTAATAACTTTTCACATCAACAATGCCAACGGCCACGTCCATCTTTTTCGCAATTTCGGCGATCATCTCGATCTCCGCAAATTCGCGATTGGCCATTTCCACGTGCATCTCATTCACGTTGAAATCGAGAAAATCCGGAAACATCGGCGCGAGACGGCGATAGCCAACCGGGTGGCCTTTGTAATTGCCGAAGCAGAGATGCACCGAAAGCCGGCATTTGCCGGCAACCGGTTCAACGGTGCGATTGAAAATATCGACCAGTCTTTTGGTGTTCTCGCGATAGGCATAACAACTCATCGACGGCTCGTCAACGCTTAATTCCGTGCAGCCGGCTTGCACCAAATCCTCCAACTCTTTTCGCACGATGGGCACCAGCGCTTCGGTGATGGCGTAGCGATCTTTGTACTGCGTATTCGGAAGCAAGCGCCCGCTCAACGTGTACGGCCCCGGCACGCTGGCTTTGAGCGTTGGTCCAGATGGCGCGAGACGTTTCAACCGTTCAAACTCCGCAACCGCGCCCAGGCCGCGGGGCGCAGACAATTCGCCGATGATTTCATGCTTGCCGCGTTGATCATGCGCCGGCGGCCCCCATTTACGAGGAGATTCCGATTCTTGTTTAATGCCT
Coding sequences:
- a CDS encoding methionine synthase — encoded protein: MVNHPLRTTVIGSYPFPSWLEFASKHLDQFGAADITEMQDDAVIAAIHDQMAAGLDVITDGEQTRFDFNLSFYGHLEGIKQESESPRKWGPPAHDQRGKHEIIGELSAPRGLGAVAEFERLKRLAPSGPTLKASVPGPYTLSGRLLPNTQYKDRYAITEALVPIVRKELEDLVQAGCTELSVDEPSMSCYAYRENTKRLVDIFNRTVEPVAGKCRLSVHLCFGNYKGHPVGYRRLAPMFPDFLDFNVNEMHVEMANREFAEIEMIAEIAKKMDVAVGIVDVKSYYLESVDDIVERIKLCLKYVPAEKLAVAPDCGLSQTARWAAKQKLMNMVEGTRRVRKQL
- a CDS encoding SMP-30/gluconolactonase/LRE family protein codes for the protein MKNYLFVLLPCVVVFMAMDLPKEGSVSLTKIVEVPGYCEGIVFDHSGNAYISDTQNGEIYQVTPSGQAKIWAKTGAPNGHKILADGTHLVCDGSQRAILRLDKDGKILDKASSECDGKPLRAPNDLTLDSKHGGFYFTDPGGSNADNPIGTVHYVDAKGRTHLVAQGLAFPNGIVLRPDGKSLLVAESNHNRIFVYPVLAPGKVGKRKLFANLPTKTGDQIDNQPDGLCLDEDGNLYVAHYGMQQVQVLSPAGKLLRRYPGGNLTTSNVAFGGTKMDQLYITGALGEEKTTPGGLFRLDLKGVKGLRVLPK
- a CDS encoding Gfo/Idh/MocA family oxidoreductase, yielding MKNQHETARPGMTRRQFLGTAGAAAAFTIVPRRVLGGPGYIAPSDKINLAVIGVGGQGTYDMTKFMELPEVQVIAVADPVKEMDYSKFYFGGMKGREPARQLVNATYAKQSGNGSYNGCNAYVDFYEMLEKETGIDAVCVSTTDSLHAFGAMAAIKRKKHVYCQKPLTHDVWEARQLTLAAREHKVMTQMGNQGHAGEGNRLMVEWIEDGAIGDVTEVHCWTDRPAGYWPQGISRPDYVPASVPETIDWDRWVGPAPMRPYHPGYLPFNWRGWWDYGTGALGDMGCHILDTPVWALKLGHPTAVQASSSPFTEDSGPIASIVTFEFPARGKMPPVKLVWYEGGLTPPRPTDLEPGRRVGDGSGVLFIGSKGKILCNTYGEQPRIVPETKMKAYKQPPKRLKRIPNGLAGIYADFINAIKTGEPACSNFDVAGPLTEITLMGNLAVRVNLAFQDKGLRGQRLLWDGEKMEVTNMPEANKFVKREYRQGWSL
- a CDS encoding transposase; the protein is MTEEKMSDNEPIFYRRNLPHIHPKGAIFFITFRLVDSLPADVLQKLRQEREEEIKQLRKKFSGGELEKEKYKTEKRYFGQFDEWLDHASTGPHWLKEERIARIVGDKIHELDGKNYKLIAYCIMSNHVHLLFDTIEYDQTSATNIAGKTKNYPVADTMRLLKGSTSRFCNVELKRTGAFWHKESYDHFVRDDEELHRIIEYILNHPVKAGLVKHWQEWKFSYVNATHQS
- a CDS encoding TonB-dependent receptor, which gives rise to MKSVGKFFLICLFGAATTAAPQTGAIAGRVQTADQGAPLPGANIVLVGSHLGATTDANGFYLIANVPAGSYQVRATFVGFIRTTAEDVRVRPNLTTMINFKLQEETLEGEAVTVVAKRHTINPEVSSSLADVDAEDLKSLPLTTIEEAIRLQPGVEPDLTIRGGNLNTVSFLVDGLNLREGRTHAPITGLSFTALEQMQVQTGGFNAEYGNVRSGLVQLVTKNPPADRYLADFLVRYRPSQRLSFAGSVRAAGFERQGLHRHAG
- a CDS encoding TolB family protein, which produces MNTPEEAIFSEVEITSGKNQAIGRAGQSEPVLESRLETIDITSKARRVVYRAQAHFEAPNWSRDGKYFLFNQDGRLYKLPVSGGKPQSLNTGFATRCNNDHGLSPDGTQLVISDHSQGDNKSLIYILPSSGGTPRLVTELGPSYWHGWSPDGRRLAYCAERNGNYDVYTISVDGGEETRLTTAEGLDDGPDYSPDGQYIYFNSVRTGTMQIWRMKADGSEQTQITFDEYNDWFPHPSPDGKWIVFLSYEKDVEGHPANKDVMLRMMPTAGGEIQVLAKLFGGQGTINVPSWSPDGRQFAFVSYALKAKK
- a CDS encoding carboxypeptidase-like regulatory domain-containing protein; amino-acid sequence: MFFKKNDLPHQCLIGLLSLLIYSCHLFAQAQPQFQVSGVVLDADTGQPLPSANVFLANTMKGGVTDSAGRFVIPNVPAGTFDLVVSRLGYEVVKREIQVAGELEITPAFKLRPLVLTGEDVEVTAPAPKKWKAQLERFTELLLSTTSNAKKTKILNPEVLDFSEENDGLMATASAPLLIENRALGYELNLVLVEFVASSQKLAYKGSIKFDELSPSSGKEADEWRKNRLRTYQGSLRHFLAALSDTTIGPVMRLKQEGFEIFTFKFLWERETQRLADPLSMDRLFRRHPKTREMYLHFHDYLGVRYIHEREERPFLYYHHLTRDAGVQESWISLEGREVKIDQQGRYANDLAIAKFGYWAWERLADMLPYEYSP
- a CDS encoding ABC transporter permease; translated protein: MTLSKAFVARFFSDYGMLGVLVVLCLYFSWATLQEQHPEGEAAAALVAENISSALAPKSNILVVAKATPQDFEFAEGVRSRLQAAGFNIVAVVTGDPAAVRQSFQALADSGVKVDAIAATKDRLYTIDNIKSGFAALSAANVVIAGSYQWPTFLLHENLINVVNQIAVIAIIAIGMTMVIITGGIDLSVGSVVALAAVVAASLIVQLGGAQAGTWAMLGACAVAILVCGLMGMMSGVMITRFSIPPFIATLGWMLVASGLAYIIARGESIYDIPNAFAWLGRGADIFSIPNAVVLMLLLYLAAHFLMSQTALGRHIYAVGGNAEAARLAGVRVQWILLFVYTVSGLMAGLGGIILASQLKSGAPTYGLLYELYVIAAVVVGGASLSGGEGKIFGTLIGALLIGVIQNGMNLTGVESYAQKVVLGLVILGAVLLDKLRR
- a CDS encoding substrate-binding domain-containing protein, which gives rise to MKHPKSFIFAVLTVAVLVGCGKQKDSGQTPLAKPVIGVSLLTLANPFFIEMGRAITEEANKHGYEVIITAGEFDPARQQNQVSDFIVKKVAAILLCPTDSKAIGTSIAKANQAGIPVFTADIACLAEGAKVVSHIATDNYQAGRLAAQAMGEALNGDGKVGVIGHPEVESAFLRVKGFEDELKEQKEKKGVTLEIVAKLAGSGVKDKSFKAAEDMLQAHQDLKGIFCVNDPTALGAVAAIEKAGKAGKIKIVGIDGQPEGLQAIKEGKIYADVIQHPDEIGKKSVEAIVKYMAGEAVPPVILIAANIYRQQDAMVP
- a CDS encoding MBL fold metallo-hydrolase produces the protein MIIPHLKNDALLDDIKIASLNHSSFHLWWLGQSGFLLQWQNQHLLIDPYLSDSLTKKYAHTEIPHLRMTELVVDPARLNFIDVVTSSHNHTDHLDAETLIPLLKANPNLKLIIPEANRNFVAERLNIAATIPLGLNDGESLAVNGFTFNGVAAAHENIERDELGRCKFMGYVIQFGGWSIYHSGDTVWHDEIVAQLQRFSIDLAILPINGRAAARKVAGNLGAKEAVTLAKRINARLVIPCHYDMFTFNTADPAEFVKEAEAQNQAYRVLQCGERWSGAA